The genomic DNA TTGCCCTATAATAGAAATCAAAGCCATGTCACCACTCCAGACATCCGTGGTCCCCAGCTGGTCCCACATGCCAGCTCAGCCACCTGGTCAGCAGCTGCTGGCAGCTCAGGCACGCCTGCAGGCTCATGCCTCACTGCCCCAGTTGAGTATAGTCTCTCCACGGTGGTGTGGAAGGACAGCTCCCTTCTGACCTCTATGGGGACACACCCAAGCGAGGAGCACAGGGGCTGATATCTGGGAAAACCAACAGAAAACCACaagaatctcaaaaaaaaaaaaaaaaagcagaaatgcaTATCTGCTCATGGAGCTGTGCTCACACGCCTTGCCACGTCTAACAGCCTTGCTTTTCCTCTGGAAAATTCACTTTCCACTTTTTCTCAAGTGGCTCCTTGTAAGCCTCAAGAGCAATACACATTGTGCTATTGAGGCtaatggtttaataaaatgtataacacAGAGAATTActgccttaaaaacaaaatagatctCAGATCATTTTGTCCTGTCATCTTACCAGGCGAGGAACAAGGAGACCTCAGCTCCCCGTGTGGGCAAGGTGGGGCGAGACGGGGACCGCCTGACCCTCCAAGCTGCTCCCATTGTCATTTCTGTATTCACTTCATCTTCACAAACAGTTGCTTTGCCAGTGTAAATTTCTATAGCAATGATCAAATGCAAAACTTCTTCAAGTAAAAAGCAAACATGCTTGACTTTGATGGCTCTGAGGTGGCATAGGCTTGTTTTAGACATGTGACACTTACACTTAAAATCCTAAAAACAGCAGGCATCTATCTTGTTTGGTGAAGTGCACAAGAGTCCCTAACTGGACCACAGGCTAGAATGTGCATTGTCACCCTGGCCCCGGAGCTTGATGAGGCAGTGAAAAGCCCTGTCCTTCAAGGTCATTCAGTTACATGGGAGCTACCATAGCATACAATGCAAAGGAGCAGGAAACTAACCCTAATTCAGGGTGTGGCCAATACAGCTTCATACAGACTGCTGTATGTGTATGTATCTTACACAATATTTACACCCCAGAGTGAAAACAAAAGGTGGTTAAGAAATACACCAAAAGATGCCCATGGTCAGTTACAGatgcttttactttcttctttaatgtttttgtattttacaaGTTTTCTACAACAAAAGCATATAacttataaatataaaagttatcttATGAAAGTAGCCTTCTTTCCAAAATAACCCTGCAAGCACAGCAATACCTGGGAGCGCCCGGCAATAGGTGTTGGCCCTGGAACCAGACTGCCCAGGTCCAAATCCACTAGTTCGCTTGGAGTTCTGTGGTCTTGAGCAAATGCTTTCATTAGCTTTTAAGTGTTATTGTCATTTATTAACATTCATTCAGCACTTTCTAGATGCAGGGCACTGGGCTCAACAGTCTGCATGGGTCACCTCAACACAGGTGTAGTAATAATTAGCATGTACTCAGGGCTTAGATATGCATTATCACAGAGAATTGTTGAAAGTATCAAATGCCATAATGTGTTCATAAATACTGTACATTTTATTACCTGCTCTCCAGGTTAGTCCATTTTAATAGCATTAAATATCcattcatcaaaaaaaatttttttgcacaACCTTTGGGCCTGGCGCTGTGTCCAAGCATGCATGTTTTCACCCCATGAATTCTCTTAGCCCCTGGGGCTCCAACAGGTGGCCTCACAGCAAGCTCTAATCAGAGGAAGGCAAAGGCTGCCAACTTAATGTTCTACAAAGGCCACCCGGCCGGCAGGAAGGTCTGCCTGCTGCTCTGTGCAATGTTCtgctgaatttattcatttaagggtacattttaaagtaattatgcCCTCTTTGTGTTTATAATAGCATGTTGTGGCAAACGGTCATTTTGCCAGTGGCAGACTGGTATAGCTAGGCCCACCCCAAGACTCCACCTTAATCAGAAAACCTCAAGGTTTTGAGCAACTAATAGGCAAAACTTGGGTACAAACACAGCTGAATTATTTCACTGGGTTTCTGTCTCATCAAGGGGTAGATGTTTTTAAGAGCTGATAAATGGGAAACAGGATGCTTTCATTGCAAGAAGAGTAATTAAGCTCTTACAGTTTTCCTGTTGTCTTGTGAAAGCTTCCACAATTTGGAGACAATTTAAAAAGTGGCACTCAAAGCAAATCAGCCACCCCCAGGACGGCTGACAAATCTGCAGAATGTTACTTAGAAAAACTGTACCCCATCCCTCTTTTGCCAGAAGGCTCTTGGTGTACTTAGCAGCTTAGCTGACAGCACAAGGGCCCACGTGCGTGTGTGCTGCAGAAAGCAGCTACCGTCAGGCACAGGGAGTGAAAGCAAGACATATTGGTCTAATAAAAAAAGATGGATTCCCTTGGATGTTTTTATCTAGACCATTCTTAAAGAAAGTCTGAgcttaaaagattttaaatcattTCCTTCTACAAGCTATAAGTCTTTAAATGGCATTGTGAATAGCAACGGTCCTCGTAACTGATGTGGGCAGAGAACACTCGAAACAGTAGATAGCAGATGCCAGGCCCCCACAATTGCTCACGCCTATTTATATAGACGCTGTCTTCCAATCTCTACTCAGATCTTCCAAGTTCTATCTCTGCCATGACAGAATGATGACTCACACTTAACTGCAGTCATCAGTGTCATATTTGATATTAATACCTTTGTAACATTGCTTTGTGTCAGAGCATTGAAGAGGAAAAAGTTCCTGAGAGCAGGAGCAGCCTGCCACCACCCTCAGGGACCACAAAGGGCAGGGCCTGCAGAAGGCAGCTCATTGTGCAGGACTGCACTGTGGCCTCCTGCAAGCTGTTCAGATAAGCAGCTGTCAGAGAAGGGAAAccaagggaagggaggggctggggctacggggggaggggaggcagaggtcaCTGTTACTGGCTGGAGAGCAAGCCTGTAGCTGCTGCACTGAAGTCTTATCTCAAGTATGCTCCCGTTTTGCAAGTATGAAATCCTCCTAAAAGGAGAGAACTGGAGCTGGCCTCAAGTTCTACCCTACCACTGCCGctgccctccccctctgcccGCGCAGAGGAGCCTGTAATTCTTGCTCAACAGGAAGAGGGAACAGGTGCCATCAGTTCCACAGAGTTCCCGCAGTCCTCTGAAACCCTGCTCTCCACCTCCCCTGAAACAAGGATCCCCTACCCTCAATAAAGAGCCTAAGTTTGTTTCAAAAAGTTTATTGTAAAAGTCAAAGCTTCGACAGCAGCATCCTTTAGAAAACGAAGCATTGCCCAGATCCATTTTGAAAAAGCAGCGCAGTCTGCTGAGTGCGTCTCGGCTCCTGCAACTGTTCCAAGTCCAGGCGCTGCgcctttcccctccttcctgccgGCGCAGGCTGCTGAGTCACGCCTGCCTGCCGACACTCTGAGCTTCCCGGCCCTGCGGCCAAtgtcccgcctcagccttccgggCCGAGCAGCCGCTCCGGACACTTGCGAGTCCTCAGTTCCGGCCAGCCGGGCCCTGCCGCCGCCAGCCCCCTCCGTGGAAGGCCGCACCACCTCGCTCCAGGCGCCCCTCGCCTGCCAGTCTCCACGCCGCGCGGGCGCCCTCCGAGGGCCCCTCCATAGAGCCAGCCGCGCACTAGGCGCCCGAGCGCCACCACGTCGATCAGACCAAGGTCCCCGCAGGGCTGTCACTCGGGGAGGGTGATGCTAGGCACCCAGTCGTTGACGCTGCGACTCTCCTCACAGAACAGGCTGAGCTTCTCCAAGGCTGGGTCCTTCCACGTGTCCTCATTGGGGTTCTGAGGGGAGAGAGCAGGGGTCAGTCTGGCTGGCTGCGGGCCAGGCAGGGACGACTCCAGGGCGGAGGCCGGGGCGGGGAGGCACTCACCGAGATGAGGATGCAGTGCAGGTCGCCGGGCGCGCCTGCCTCGTCGCCAGCGTCCACGATGGCAGCCAGCCGCTGCACATCGCCCACGCGCACGATGTCGATGTCGTTCTCACAGCAGAACGCCTGGATCAGGGTGAAATGGATCTGCAGCGCAATGTCGCCCTCGTCCTCCTCGTCGGCGGCCAGCACGCAGAAGGTCACGTTGTCAGGGTCCCTGAGCAGGCGGGAGTGGGCCAAGGTCAGAACCAGCAAGCTGAGGTCTGCTGCCACCACCGCCTGGTCTCCCCGTCGTTCTCCCCGCCCCAATCGCCCAGCTCAGGCCGCGTCTATACTCACACGTTCAGGACTTTGGCTGACTCGTACACGCCGGCGGTGAGGCAACCCTGGCGCTGTGCTGACAGCAGCAGCTCGTGCAGCGCTTTACCGGCACCCTGCATCCTGCGGACGAGCCAGCGTCAGGTGGGGGCCGGCCGGGCGGCGCGGCGGAGACCCCAGCCCCAACGACCGGGACGCACCCTCGACTCCCCAACTCCAACCCGCACCCCAGCTCCAACACACCGCCCGCAGCGCTGGCTCCCCAACCCGACCTGCCGCCCGCACCCCCGGGCTCTGCTCGCACCCTGCGGGCTCCCCCTTCGGGGGCCTGCGGGCTCCGAAGCCGCCGCCGGACCAGCCGCACTGTCCCCGCCGGCAGACCCACCTGGCAGTGCTTTCCGGAACTGTATCCTGGCTGCGGACTTCTTCCAGAGTCATGGTGCGGTAGGCGAGCGGCAAGTTATCCACGAGCGGAGAGCGCGGAGCGGCGGCGAGCGCACGCGGACGAACGGAGAGCGGCCCGGCGCGCCCACCACCTGCGAGTGCACTCGGGCGCCGCCGCGCGCCCTTATATAGGCCGGCGGGCGCGGCGCCGCCAGCTGGCGCGAGCTGCCAGCCCATTGGCCGGCACCCGCTTTCTGATGCAAATGAGAGGGAGAGCCGCGGCTCGTGCCAGAAGGCCGCGTGGGGCGGGGTGCGGGGGATCACAATGCCTCAAATCTGCCGCTTTGTCGGGGCGTTGCCAGGCAGACTGGGGCCTGCAGATTTCAtctagcctttcttttttttgaagtccgtaaaaggaaaaagttaaaaaaaagaaagaaagaaaaagaccttGTTTTCTAATACGCTGCGGCAATTTGTGAAATGCACCTTTAGAGAATCTAAAAAAttgtttctgcatttatttttattgctatatttctattttttcttttccttctaatttaaaGTCTATGAGACTGTTGCATTGAAGCCGGAAACTCAAGTAAAAACAGGCAGCCCCACTTTGGGGCTTGCAAAaggcagtggacacagccccaGCGCACGGGGCTCCTGCCCTGCACACCCAACGCCCTTCGGGTCGGCGCGGGACCGTCCTAGCCCTGCTCCCCGCGGCGGGCGCCGGGGCGGGTGGCGGGGCGAGCAGATTGCGGCCGGCTCGCGCGGCTCGTTTGCATTTCTATGGAGGGCGCACAATAGCGGAGGTCTGGCGTGTGGCGGTTTGCTGCAGGGACAATCGAGGCTTTCTCTTCATAGCAACACTGTCCACCTGccgcggggaggggcgggcagggctCCCAGCGCCTGGGGGTCGCCAGGTTGCGCGACGCGTGGGGTCGGGGCGGCGCGCGGCCCCTGGGGCGCGCCCCTGCACTGGCCCGCTACGCAGTTCGGTTCCGCCGGTTCCTCGCACCAGTGCCGAACAGCCGCTCgagctgggaggcagaggggctggggcacTGTCTGCGCGGCGGGTGCCCTCCCGCCCGGCCCCCGGGCTTTGGCACGGAGCTTGGGGACGCGGCCGGGAATCCCTCTCCCCGCGCGCCACCTACGGGCCGGCTGGAAAGGTCCTGGCCCCTCTCCACCCCCGCCTGGCACACACCTTCCATTGGGCTGGCGGGGCGGGGTCAGGTCGGCGGCGGCCCGGCGGGACCCGAGCCGGTCGAGCCGCGGGTCAGTGGGAACCCGGGCAAGCGCCGCGAGACGCGCCGGAGCCTCCCGGGAGGGGAGGAGACCCCTGCCCGAGCTGATGAAGTGAGCCCGGGTGTCTCGCGCTGGTCCGCACACGCTAACCACCCAAGTGCGCGCGCAGAGCGCTCGTCTCCAGCAGAACGGCGGTCTGGGAGAGCTCCGGGGCCTGCGGACTCCAGGCTGCCGCAGTCCGCGACGGCCGGCACTTTCCGAGGCTCGCTCACCGAGCGCGGCACTTTGGCGACGGCCTCTTTCTGTGCTAGGCGGAAACGCTCGCTGGGGACACTTTATCGCTCCCTGTTCTGGGCGAAGCCTGGGAGGCGGCCAGGCCGTGGGCCGGCGGGTTCGCGGGGAGCCCGGCCCTGCCGCGAGGCTGGAGCGTCAGTGCGAAAGCAGACAGACGGCTTGTTTCCCCTCCGGCCTTCTGCAGGTGCGTGCTGCACGTACCTGCACTTCTGCGCTCGTCGAGGGGACGTTTCGCTCCACCGCGCTTGCAGGCGCACGTCTGCCCCAGTGAGGACCGGGCGCCTCGCCCTCGGCGGCCCCAGCTGGCCCGACTCCGGAGGCCTTGCGGCTGCGAACGACCCCGAAACCCCAGGTGCGTCGCGGGGCCAGGCGGCAGTATGCCCCGCTGGTTTGctagtttccttccttcctttctcggTGTGTAAAATGATGCGGTGCCTTGATTGGatgaaatatgttcatttttaagtgATTGAGACTTAGGTATTGCTgcttttaaagtattaaatatttcttaaaatggatGAGTTCCAGGTCCCCAGGAAATGTTGGGAATTAGACTTGTTAGAGGGTACCGTGTGTGCTGCCTCAGTGGTGCACGCAGGGAAGctcctgacttcaccacaatgcagtATTTCAATGTAACAAAGTTGCACGTGTCCCCCCTGAATATacaccaataaaaaataaatgaggaaaaaatacgAGACATCTTAGCACCCTGTCCTCTCCAATTTATAACACTAGTAATCTGTTCACACACTAGGCCACAGAGCACAGGGTCCAGGTCTAATGCCTCAGCCCTCCTCCCAGAGGAAGGCCGCCACTGGGTAGTCCTGGCTTGGGGGTGAGGGTCATTTCCAGTCCCCTCTGAATCAGCCTAGACCAGGAGGGATGGTTGGCAGCCCCTGGGGCTGTTTCACTTTGCTCACATGGTTACGGCATTCAGTCTCAGGAAAGCTCGTCTCTGACTTAAGACATGGCCTCACGTGGCTTTGTCAGGTCATTGCCAACAGCCCCAAGCCCACAGCTCTGTCACGGAGAGCTGCTTTATCCGGAGGCAGGGCAGGCCTGCCAGACCTACCACCACCCTGAAGTCCAGACAAATGCCAAAGCTGCTGGGTCTGGAAGACCCCTGTCAAGGAGTGGGCCATGCCCCTCTGAAAGACATTTGACAACACGGAATGCCCCACTGCCAGAGCTGTCCCAGCTCTCCCAAACTGCATTCAGCAAGGGACCTGGCCTGCTTTGTGCCACAAGCCACAGGTGGCTATGATATGGCCCTGAGCTCCCTGTGACTGCACCCTTAAACCTTCCCCTGATCCTTCATAATGCAGGTGACAATGACTTTCTTAAAGGGCAATTCTCAGATATGCTCTATTTTAAAACCTTTTGGAAATGTTTATAGTTTAACTGGTTTTTAGCACATGATCTGAAATGTACTTCTCACTCACTCTCATGGCTTGGCTAGGACATTGGTGGGGATATACCCTTCATTTGAGTATGGAAGGAAATAGGTTTTAAGTAAGCTATAAGCTTTATGACACATTCCTTGTTGCAGTTTCTCAAATTATTTACATCTGGAGAGTGCACAGACATCGCCATCCAATAGCAGGTGCGTACCCCGTCATGGCCACACAAGCAGTGTGCACTATGTACATACGTACAATCCACTAGGACCAACCTGAGGCTACAGGATGCAAACAGGTAGCGCACGAGCCCCATACTCATTGCAGGTGGGGTTTCTTTAGCCTATAAAGCATCTTAAGAAAAGCCATATCCATTGCTACCTTTCAAAATCAGCAAAGTTCatataaaaatctagatttcCAGCTTCTCTGGGGAAATGGGAAGATTTGGCCAACGTGTGCCTACAGTTTCCTGCCACAGTAACCatcagcgggggtggggggcttggTAACCCACACTGGAACTGCTCTTCCCTTCATCACAGTCCCCACCAAACCCAACTGAGGACACTTGGCTGCTCTGCTCATTTACTGAAGTAAGCTGAAGtttgaaacacaaaataaaggGGCCAGGCTCCTAATGATGAGATGGAAGAGGCTAAGCACCGTTTGCCTCCCAGATTGAGCTGGACAGCCTCTCCTATGTCAGCAAGGGCTCTCGGAGCAGTCGGGCCAGCCCCTTCCCAGATGACCCCATGTTGTGTCACTACTGCCCACTTTGTCCAGCACCTTGTCAAGGCAGAGCAAGTCTCCTCAGGGTCCTGTGTTTCAAGAAgagtgttagggttgggtttgttttctttttttccaaaaaactCATGGATGATGGGTGGGCATCGAAGAGTCAGTGACAATGGTACATTAActcaaaaaagaaactaaatctTGATTCAGGACACAAACGTATCACTTAAAATCCAGCAAGGGAATCTCAAATGCCAAGGGCACCGTCCCATTGGCCGTCACCACCACCGTGCCCTCCCCGTCCCCCAGGGTGAAAGGCGGCTCTATCGGTGGGGAGGCTTCACATGACAGGAACAGCAAGCTCATGAAGGGCCCGCCCGGTAGCAAAAGCCAGACGTCTGTGGTCAGACCCCTCGTGAAGAGACTTTCTAGAAGGCACAGTTATTCCTGGGTGAGCACTTACATAGCATGAGAGAGGGGAATGTTATCTCAGGGAAAGTAATGGGAGGGCACACGCTGTTCATACACTTGGTTCTTTCTCCATCAACAGTAGGAAAGGATTTGTGGCACCTGTCACAGTCTAGATAGTGACAGGCGACAGCCCTCACTATAGCTGAAAACCCGTGACAAATCAAAGATGTGCTGTTTTCAAAGATGTGCAGCCTGACCATGTACCCAAGTctcctgggccttggtttccctaCTTAGGAAATGAAGACACTGCCCTTTGCCCCTCATGAACCTCATAGGGGTTTTCTGAAGGTTGCTCCTGGTCACCATGTGTCCCACAGATGGGGTTTGGCTTGGTGGGCAGTGTCTTAAACCACTTACAAATTCAGGTCTGACTTGTTTCTGTGTGTGAGGGAGAATGGATGACATCCATTCTGCATGTCACCCTAGGCACGTCCCAAATGTCACACCAGGCTTTCTGGCACGTGCATCCTGTGCATGGTCACTGCAGGCATTTGAGTTTGGagtaaatgttctttttcttgtgCAGAGGTGCTGTGGCTGCCCTTCTGAAAATGTTAACGTGCAGCATATCACAGAGTAACAGACCCATAGAACTTCCAAACTGAAGCCTTTCTTTTATGTTCTGAAAGATAAATTAAACTGAGTATATTAAACCCCGCCTGccgaaaaagaaaatatgacgtGGGAGGTTGAACTTAGCAGGGCAGGGCTCAAAGCTGGATTTAGCTGCTTGCTAACTTTGACCTTTAGAAAAAAGTTAGTGCATGATTTAAAGCATGAGATAAAAAGAATCcatgcttttcaaccacttaaatCCACATTAATTAAGCTCTCTAAAGGAAGGGCATTTAAAACTGTATATGacaaggaaatatttattgcagcacttcttataatagtgaaaaactagAAACCATAAAAGGAACTAAGGTTAACTCATGGTGTAGCCACGATGGAACATGCCACCAGAGCGGAGGTTTTGAAGAGTGTCATGGCATGGTGATGCCTCATGACATAATGTGAAAAAAGCAACATACAAAACTGTGGAATTCTAGTTTTGCAAAACCTTTTAGTGCACATGAATGTCACTATATAAAGTAACAAAATAGAAACAGTGATTACATCTTGAAATGATGAGATTATagatgctgttttattttcttcactatgCTTTTCTGCAATTAAACATTCTCTGATTCAATTGTATATAACACAAACTGAAACTCCTTAAGTATAGTAACCTCAGTGCCAGAAGTCCTCGATCTGATTGCCATTTAGTGCACTGTGCCGAGCAATTTTTGACCATATGGTAAGAGATCCAGAAGCCAGACGCCTGTGGGGCTTCCTCTGGGAGAGGGAGTAGCCAGAGTTTGACCTTTGGTTCCTGAGCTCACATCTTGCCTTGGACGCTAGGCTGTTCCCGTGACTGAGTGAAAATCGTCATAACTGCTCTCGGAAGTCAGCTCTGGCATGACTGGGATCGAGTCGCAGGCAGCGTGCTGGAGGCACTGAAGGAAGGCCAGGGGCCAAGAGCGAGGGCCCAGCCCCTGGAGCGAGCGCACTTGTGCACAGACAGAGGCTGGCCGAGCCCGAGGGGATGCGCGTACACCCCAGCCTGTAGCAGCGGGAATTCTCTTTCACTCGCTTCTTGGTGAAAATTCCAACTTTCCAGAAATGAATTACAGCAATAATGcaggaaaattatttccattgTCTACATAATCCATCAGGGaattctaaaatttcaaaatacttaaatatacTCAACCGATTTTTGAGACTTGTAGATGTGATTTGGTTTTTCAGTGTTCAAATTTCGTCCATTTGAGAAGGCTGGGGCAACGATTGAGTGCCCCAATGTTGGcagtattattgttattatttcatttaccagACTTTTCTAGGGCTTGTCGTGTGCCGGCACTAGTCCAGGCGCTTTGAAAACGTTGTCTAATCCTCCTAGCAGCCCTGTTAGGTGGGTGCAGATGGAAACTTGGGCATGGAGGGGCTAAAACCCCACCCAGGGTGGGGTTCTGAACTCCTCCCAGGGCCAAGAGCGAAGGCATGACTTCACTGTAAAGCCTTTCCTACAGCCTTGGGGACAAACCAGTTGGCCACTAAGGACAAGGAGGTCATCCAAATGAAAAGAAGATTTGAAACCCTTTGGTTTCTCCTCAGGGGCCCTGACGCCGGTGCGGTCCCGGATAGCATGGTTGCAGGGCGACATCTGGTGGCCACGAGAATATCACCTCCAGATGTAAACAGCCCCTGCAAGGTGGCTGGCATCCTCAACTCTCCAAGGCCTCTGAGTGCTGCCCCTTCGGCCTGTTCCTAGTGAGCCTGAGGCCCTCGTCACAGCGTGTTGGTACACGGAAGCAGCAGGCAGTGGCCTCAGACCCCATTCTGCAGTTGAGCCAGCCTCTGGGAAGTCAGGCAGGGTTTGGCAGTCACAGGGCAGTGTGAACTACCAACAACACGGGACAGTTATGTGCCGGCTGTATTCCCCAGGCCCACTTTAAAGATGAGAATGCTGAGTTTCCCTCTAACATCAGGATTACAAAGTGGGCGTGGGCAGATGGGCTCGGCCAGGCAGCAGCACCAGGACCAGGACGAGCCAGAGCGGGGAGCAGGGCTGCCCCCGAGCCGGGCCACGGGGACACAGACATTGCCCTGCACACGGCACGCCCAGCGGGCTTTCTGATGGCACTTTTATGGCTGCAAATTGGGCCAGATTCAGCAGAAGTAGCACAGTGACCCCTGCAGGAGACTTTTGTGGCAGGTGCTCAGGTCATGTGAGGCGGCAATCTGAGGCTGAGGCCAGCTGGCAGCTGCGACAAGCCCTGGCCACCCCCGAGGAGGCCAGCCTGCCAGCCCCCGGCTTCACTAGCAGGGCAGTGGGCGGGACAGTCTGCAGCCCTGGTGGAGGTAAAAGCCAGAGTCCCATCCACAACTTCTTGGTCATTTCCTGAATACCGGAAGGTTTCCCTTGGGAACACGGGGCCTCCCCACTTGGAATTGTGTGGCTCACTCAGGAAGTCTCCTTGTAACTCAGGGGTATGACATTGTGAGGGGACTCTCCCATGATGTTGGTCTGAATACACACATTTACATTTCACACAGTAGCGTTAACTCAAAGTTCTGGAAGCCTGTCGGGAAGTACCAATTTCTACCCTGACACCCACAGACATACCTGGCCTGACCATGCCCCTCTGTCTGCGTCAGGGCAGAGCACAGCAACGGGAGCGTGAGCCCGCCACCTCCCGCCGAGGCCTCTGTGGGCAGCACCGTCCCGGCACCCCCAGCTCAGCCTGGGGCCCCAAGGACCACGCTGCCAGGCAGAGC from Microcebus murinus isolate Inina chromosome 12, M.murinus_Inina_mat1.0, whole genome shotgun sequence includes the following:
- the GADD45G gene encoding growth arrest and DNA damage-inducible protein GADD45 gamma, coding for MTLEEVRSQDTVPESTARMQGAGKALHELLLSAQRQGCLTAGVYESAKVLNVDPDNVTFCVLAADEEDEGDIALQIHFTLIQAFCCENDIDIVRVGDVQRLAAIVDAGDEAGAPGDLHCILISNPNEDTWKDPALEKLSLFCEESRSVNDWVPSITLPE
- the LOC142874350 gene encoding uncharacterized protein LOC142874350 is translated as MVRPAGAAPPAGASCQPIGRHPLSDANERESRGSCQKAAWGGQHCPPAAGRGGQGSQRLGVARLRDAWGRGGARPLGRAPALARYAVRFRRFLAPVPNSRSSWEAEGLGHCLRGGCPPARPPGFGTELGDAAGNPSPRAPPTGRLERSWPLSTPAWHTPSIGLAGRGQVGGGPAGPEPVEPRVSGNPGKRRETRRSLPGGEETPARADEVSPGVSRWSAHANHPSARAERSSPAERRSGRAPGPADSRLPQSATAGTFRGSLTERGTLATASFCARRKRSLGTLYRSLFWAKPGRRPGRGPAGSRGARPCREAGASVRKQTDGLFPLRPSAGACCTYLHFCARRGDVSLHRACRRTSAPVRTGRLALGGPSWPDSGGLAAANDPETPGCSRD